In Aedes albopictus strain Foshan chromosome 3, AalbF5, whole genome shotgun sequence, the genomic window GTAAGGGTGTTCAGAAGGTCCGCGATCAGGCGCTTGCGTTTGATTTCCTGGTATGGGAGGTCGTCTTCCAGTTCGTCCTCTTTGAAGGCCGAGCGAACCGTGAAGCGTACGGTTTTGAGGATCTCCGAGATGCGATCGAATTCTTTTCGGTTGTGATCTGATTCGTTGCGAAGCGACTGGCGATCGGTGTTGATGAAGTGGATGTATTGTTCGAGGATTCGGACCTTCTGGCGGAGATGGTTGTATTCCTTCTTCGTGGACTGCGTTTCTGTCTCGAATTCGTCCGCCTTCTCCTTGTATGCGTGCAGTTGGGCATTCCTGTGCAACTGCTGTTCGTATTGGTCGGCTAGTTGCTTGATCAAGTCCAACCGTTCCTGGCAAGTCTGCATCAGACGTTGTTTCTCCACCAGATCGATTTCTGCTTGGTTCCGTAGCTCCGCGTTTTGGGCCTTCAAATCTGCGAATTGTTTCTCCAATCGTTCTTGGGTGAAGATCATCCGATCCATTTCGTTGTTCAATGCGATGTTTTCGCGGACAAGCCTTTGGGTGTGAGCGGCAACTCGAATCTCCGAAGATTTGGTGAACTCCGTGGAAAGCTGAAGCAGTTTGTTCTCCACATCTTTTCGCAATCGGTCCTTGTCCAGTATGACCTTGCGTTCCATTTCGTACAGGGTCGTCTTGTGCCGCTTGTTTTGCTCTTTCAGCTCCGTATCCTGTGCGTCGAATTTCGCCATCAGTTCATCCCGCTGCATACGGAACTCTTCCATTGAATTCAACTTGCCCGTGAGCAGCTTTATTTCCGATGTAAGCTGTTCGTGCATGGCTTTGTACTTTGCATCCAAGCTGACGATTTTCTCCTGACATTCTGTATTCTCCTGATCTCGAACCTTGGATAACTCACTCAACTTGTCCTCCAGTTCGATAATAACTGCTAATTTTTCCTGCAATGTGCGATCCAAGAAGGCCGTAACATCCGCTCGATCTTCCTCGATCTGCTTCAGCTTACTCTCAAGCTCCTCATTTCGCTCTTCAATCTTCACGTTGTGCGTCCTCAATCGAGCCAACTTTTGGTTCAAATCGTTGATGGTTATTTCGAAGAACTGTCGGTCCACGGCACTCAGTCCATCCACCGGTTGGATATCCGGTACGGCTTTCTTAGCTTTCTTGGGCTTTTTCTCCTTGGGAGGCATTTTAGCGTTAACTTGAGACTGTAAATTTGCTTCTTTACCCTTTGGAATGTCGCGCTCAACTGCAGGAAATACCCAGGTTGCTTTGATTTTGAGTCAGCAGCGAGGGCCCGCGAAAAGCCCGTCGGCATGCTGCTATCGATTAAATTTCCTTGCAGTAGGTAGCGGTTATGGTTCTTTCCAGCCAACCAACACCCCCAACACGATACACGGGAATGTGTTTTTAGTTACCGTATGGAGGCTTTTCGATAAATTTCGATTACCTTTCCATTCAATGACATTCCATTTATGTGAAGGTAGCACAAATCCATGCCGTCAACgtgaattttcaaatgaattctgGAACGAATGAAAATTAAAGCCGAATTTTCTTCCAGGTATTGAAATTTAAAACTGTTCAACCCCGTACATACAGCAGACGTCGAGTTCTTTAGGTACCGGAAGGTGAACCCCGTATTTTGCTACGTGTGGTGGGCAGAAGAAA contains:
- the LOC109414176 gene encoding cilia- and flagella-associated protein 157 → MPPKEKKPKKAKKAVPDIQPVDGLSAVDRQFFEITINDLNQKLARLRTHNVKIEERNEELESKLKQIEEDRADVTAFLDRTLQEKLAVIIELEDKLSELSKVRDQENTECQEKIVSLDAKYKAMHEQLTSEIKLLTGKLNSMEEFRMQRDELMAKFDAQDTELKEQNKRHKTTLYEMERKVILDKDRLRKDVENKLLQLSTEFTKSSEIRVAAHTQRLVRENIALNNEMDRMIFTQERLEKQFADLKAQNAELRNQAEIDLVEKQRLMQTCQERLDLIKQLADQYEQQLHRNAQLHAYKEKADEFETETQSTKKEYNHLRQKVRILEQYIHFINTDRQSLRNESDHNRKEFDRISEILKTVRFTVRSAFKEDELEDDLPYQEIKRKRLIADLLNTLTDLELKPLVTVSVATIPEDAEGYEQGDLGVIPRETMDSIIAKTQVSYLPDSPLISSDANSLASGLDQESVSLRFASGSDVILDVVSGSQLVFKGSDEGTYEDQEAGDGEQEEGEKSAEKIKEEGEAEEDEKRSVKGEGSAHGSETHSTGSDKEQPEDIIIDAPDVFEDEPIEFGTTKSDSD